The following coding sequences are from one Anabas testudineus chromosome 16, fAnaTes1.2, whole genome shotgun sequence window:
- the LOC113169824 gene encoding mucin-22-like — MEMLLVLCLVLTFTTCSASSTVTPTSASTTSSTSATTATSPKSTETSSTAGTETSKTSTETGKTNTEPSSTAGTETSSTAGTETSSTAGTETSSTAGTETSKTNTETSKTSTETSKTSTETSKTSTETSSPAGTETSKTSTETSKTSTETSSPAGTETSKTSTETSKASTETSSTAGTETSKASTETSSTAGTETSKASTETSSTAGTETSKASTETSSTAGTETSKTSTETSKTSTETSSTAGTETSSTAGTETSSTAGTETSSTAGTETSSTASTETSKASTETSKASTETSKASTETSSTASTETSKTSTKGSETSSTIDHINKTTTDRNTTIQHVTTVTNTINSTEDHTTNNSSVATTTSVGHTSHGDNTHISSTEAKSTTATKRTTVSASNNSVTSKKTTPSTSGAAAGVGGGGGVPGWGIALLVLAAVVLLLLIVLLIALLVWCCCYRGSSSGFGSYDHLTHRDDLPLYATHSRFEGPNGRPYDNMEKPMKPRTGMYTVNP, encoded by the exons CGTCCTCCACTGTGACACCAACCTCCGCCTCCACCACCAGCTCGACTAGTGCTACAACAGCAACCAGCCCCAAAAGCACTGAGACCAGTTCCACTGCCGGCACTGAGACCAGTAAAACCAGCACTGAGACTGGTAAAACCAACACTGAACCCAGTTCCACTGCTGGGACTGAGACCAGTTCCACTGCTGGCACTGAGACCAGTTCCACTGCTGGCACTGAGACCAGTTCCACTGCTGGCACTGAGACCAGTAAAACCAACACTGAGACCAGTAAAACCAGCACTGAGACCAGTAAAACCAGCACTGAGACCAGTAAAACCAGCACTGAGACCAGTTCCCCTGCTGGCACTGAGACCAGTAAAACCAGCACTGAAACCAGTAAAACCAGCACTGAGACCAGTTCCCCTGCTGGCACTGAGACCAGTAAAACCAGCACTGAGACCAGTAAAGCCAGCACTGAGACCAGTTCCACTGCCGGCACTGAGACCAGTAAAGCCAGCACTGAGACCAGTTCCACTGCCGGCACTGAGACCAGTAAAGCCAGCACTGAGACCAGTTCCACTGCCGGCACTGAGACCAGTAAAGCCAGCACTGAGACCAGTTCCACTGCCGGCACTGAGACCAGTAAAACCAGCACTGAGACCAGTAAAACCAGCACTGAGACCAGTTCCACTGCCGGCACTGAGACCAGTTCCACTGCCGGCACTGAGACCAGTTCCACTGCCGGCACTGAGACCAGTTCCACTGCCGGCACTGAGACCAGTTCCACTGCCAGCACTGAGACCAGTAAAGCCAGCACTGAGACCAGTAAAGCCAGCACTGAGACCAGTAAAGCCAGCACTGAGACCAGTTCCACTGCCAGCACTGAGACCAGTAAAACCAGCACCAAAGGCAGTGAAACCAGTTCTACCATTGAccacataaacaaaacaaccacagacagaaacacaacaatacaacatGTAACCACGGTAACCAACACTATAAACAGCACTGAAGACCACACTACAAACAACTCTTCTGTTGCTACGACGACAAGTGTAGGACACACCTCTCATGGTGACAACActcacatcagctccactgagGCCAAGTCCACCACAGCAACAAAGAGGACGACAGTCAGCGCCTCGAACAACTCGGTGACGTCCAAGAAAACGACCCCGAGTACGAGCGGCGCTGCAGCCGGTGttggtgggggtggtggtgtaCCTGGATGGGGGATAGCTCTGCTGGTTTTGGCAGCTGTGGTTCTGCTGTTGCTGATCGTGCTGCTGATAGCACTG CTTGTGTGGTGCTGCTGCTACAGAGGGAGCTCCAGTGGCTTCGGCTCCTACGACCACCTGACCCACAGAGACGATCTGCCTCTGTACGCCACCCACAGTCGCTTCGAGGGACCCAACGGGAGGCCATAC GACAATATGGAGAAGCCAATGAAGCCCCGGACGGGGATGTACACAGTCAACCCATAG